CGCAATTCCTGTTGCCACAGCTGTCTTAGTTAAATTTGATGTTGGGTTTGCTGGTCACTTGGGATACAAGCTGCCAAAAACGAAGTGACTATAAAATATGGTGCTTTAATAGCTGCTTAAGGTATACCTTAACTCAATATTCTTTCATGGTCATATACAGCATTTAATCTTTTTTCTACTATAAGTGATGGTAGAAATCTAACACGATTAACGGATGCAGCAAAGGAAATCTTAGGAAAATGGTTCCATGAAATAATAAGGTTTTTGATTATCTCTTGAATAAAGAATGTATGTTCGCATATAATAAGAACTAGTGTTCTTATAAGGAGTGAATGTCATGTCAGCTAAATACATCGGTCAAATTGTTGAAATTATCTATATGGATCGTAACGGAAAAATCACACAGCGCTGTATTGAGGTGAATTCGATTCGCAATGGCCTAATTAAGGCAACTTGTCTTAAGTCTGGATCAGCACGGACATTTCGCCTGGACAATGTATTGGCATGGCAACTATCGAAGACAGCATAGGAGGTCATTAGTGTGGGTAAGAAGCTTGAAGGAAACGGATTATACGAATCATCGCGAATGATCATCCCTCAACACAAAGAGGCTATTCTGAGACAAGCGAAAGAGGAGATGCGGAGAGCGAGGCCAATCCTTGATGAACAGCAATGGGAGACGGTAGAACGTGCGATTGCTGATTCTTTAAATGAGCACGTAACAATTACACTCCAGGTGTTCGGTGCATTTGAGAATAGGGAACTAAAGGGGATTGTCGAAACAGTTAATATATATCGCCAAGAGATTAAGTTCAACTTTGATGATGAGTGGGAGTGGATCAAGTATCAAAACATCATATCAGCTGAAGGATAAAATTTAAAATTAAATAAATACCGTTATTTTTGCAATTTCAAGAACCGGAAATACCCGCGTTATTACAAGAAGGATTGCTTATTTATTTGAAGGTGATTTTTTTGGAAGCAGAAATACTGCTATATTAATTCACGGAAGGGCAAGCAGAACTTTCTGACTATGATACACATATGAATGCAATTATATTTAAGGATACTACGACACCTTACATTGAAAAAAATCAGGAGTATATCTTTAATGGAGAATTGCGATTGTATAATGGGGAATACCAATTTGTAGTGAAGAGTATA
This genomic stretch from Paenibacillus crassostreae harbors:
- a CDS encoding YolD-like family protein, which produces MGKKLEGNGLYESSRMIIPQHKEAILRQAKEEMRRARPILDEQQWETVERAIADSLNEHVTITLQVFGAFENRELKGIVETVNIYRQEIKFNFDDEWEWIKYQNIISAEG